One genomic window of Procambarus clarkii isolate CNS0578487 chromosome 43, FALCON_Pclarkii_2.0, whole genome shotgun sequence includes the following:
- the LOC138349900 gene encoding uncharacterized protein encodes MSLIAASTRTLVVDEGHQEVSSTRVINKGHQQGSSRSVINKGHQQGSSTRVINKGHQQVSSTSVINKGHQQGSSTRVIKKCHQQGSSTRVINKGHQEVSSTRVINKGHQQGSSRSVINKGHQQGSSTSVINKGHQQGSSRSVINKGHQQGSSRSVINKGHQQGSSTSVINKGHQQGSSRSVINKGHQQVSSTRVINKGHQQVSSTRVINKGHQQGSSTRVINKCHQQGSSTRVINKCHQQGSSTRVIKKCHQQGSSTSVINKGHQQGSSTRVINKGHQQVSSTRVINKGHQQGSSTRVINKGHQQGSSTRVIKKCHQQGSSTRVINKCHQQGSSTRVIKKCHQQVSSTRVINKGHQQGSSTRGDMPQD; translated from the exons ATGTCCCTAATTGCTGCGTCAACTAGGACG CTTGTAGTGGACGAGGGTCATCAAGAAGTGTCATCAACAAGGGTCATCAACAAGGGTCATCAACAAGGGTCATCAAGAAGTGTCATCAACAAGGGTCATCAACAAGGGTCATCAACAAGGGTCATCAACAAGGGTCATCAACAAGTGTCATCAACAAGTGTCATCAACAAGGGTCATCAACAAGGGTCATCAACAAGGGTCATCAAGAAGTGTCATCAACAAGGGTCATCAACAAGGGTCATCAACAAGGGTCATCAAGAAGTGTCATCAACAAGGGTCATCAACAAGGGTCATCAACAAGGGTCATCAAGAAGTGTCATCAACAAGGGTCATCAACAAGGGTCATCAACAAGTGTCATCAACAAGGGTCATCAACAAGGGTCATCAAGAAGTGTCATCAACAAGGGTCATCAACAAGGGTCATCAAGAAGTGTCATCAACAAGGGTCATCAACAAGGGTCATCAACAAGTGTCATCAACAAGGGTCATCAACAAGGGTCATCAAGAAGTGTCATCAACAAGGGTCATCAACAAGTGTCATCAACAAGGGTCATCAACAAGGGTCATCAACAAGTGTCATCAACAAGGGTCATCAACAAGGGTCATCAACAAGGGTCATCAACAAGGGTCATCAACAAGTGTCATCAACAAGGGTCATCAACAAGGGTCATCAACAAGTGTCATCAACAAGGGTCATCAACAAGGGTCATCAAGAAGTGTCATCAACAAGGGTCATCAACAAGTGTCATCAACAAGGGTCATCAACAAGGGTCATCAACAAGGGTCATCAACAAGGGTCATCAACAAGTGTCATCAACAAGGGTCATCAACAAGGGTCATCAACAAGGGTCATCAACAAGGGTCATCAACAAGGGTCATCAACAAGGGTCATCAACAAGGGTCATCAAGAAGTGTCATCAACAAGGGTCATCAACAAGGGTCATCAACAAGTGTCATCAACAAGGGTCATCAACAAGGGTCATCAAGAAGTGTCATCAACAAGTGTCATCAACAAGGGTCATCAACAAGGGTCATCAACAAGGGTCATCAACAAGGGGAGATATGCCCCAGGACTAG
- the LOC138349901 gene encoding autotransporter adhesin BpaC-like: protein MTNLTEDGAWYLTRLEIIPLTPEPPMNIPEHSPVTLQSWVRQASKPSVMNRQVAAYTGEVAAFTGEVAAFTGEVAAFTGEVAAFTGEVAAYTGEVAAFTGEVAAFTGEVAAFTGEVAAYTGEVAAYTGEVAAFTGEVAAFTGEVAAFTGEVAAYTGEVAAFTGEVAAFTGEVAAFTGEVAAYTGEVAAFTGEVAAFTGEVAAFTGEVAAFTGEVAAFTGEVAAFTGEVAAYTGEVAAFTGEVAAFTGEVEATPSPPTASDTKAL, encoded by the exons ATGACGAATCTTACTGAGGATGGAGCCTGGTATTTAACAAGACTGGAAATTATCCCACTGACCCCCGAGCCTCCTATGAACATCCCCGAGCactcaccagtcaccctgcaaagttgggtgcggCAAGCCTCCAAGCCTTCAGTCATGAACAGACAG GTGGCTGCCTATACTGGGGAGGTGGCTGCCTTTACTGGGGAGGTGGCTGCCTTTACTGGGGAGGTGGCTGCCTTTACTGGGGAGGTGGCTGCCTTTACTGGGGAGGTGGCTGCCTATACTGGGGAGGTGGCTGCCTTTACTGGGGAGGTGGCTGCCTTTACTGGGGAGGTGGCTGCCTTTACTGGGGAGGTGGCTGCCTATACTGGGGAGGTGGCTGCCTATACTGGGGAGGTGGCTGCCTTTACTGGGGAGGTGGCTGCCTTTACTGGGGAGGTGGCTGCCTTTACTGGGGAGGTGGCTGCCTATACTGGGGAGGTGGCTGCCTTTACTGGGGAGGTGGCTGCCTTTACTGGGGAGGTGGCTGCCTTTACTGGGGAGGTGGCTGCCTATACTGGGGAGGTGGCTGCCTTTACTGGGGAGGTGGCTGCCTTTACTGGGGAGGTGGCTGCCTTTACTGGGGAGGTGGCTGCCTTTACTGGGGAGGTGGCTGCCTTTACTGGGGAGGTGGCTGCCTTTACTGGGGAGGTGGCTGCCTATACTGGGGAGGTGGCTGCCTTTACTGGGGAGGTGGCTGCCTTTACTGGGGAGGTGGaggccacaccatcaccaccaacagccTCAGACACAAAAGCACTATAg